In Glycine max cultivar Williams 82 chromosome 7, Glycine_max_v4.0, whole genome shotgun sequence, a single window of DNA contains:
- the LOC113002141 gene encoding uncharacterized protein, with the protein MSASSPSQAKEQDDDTKPLWTYVSKIKSVGGGGNYEIKCNICDFTFNGSYTRVRAHLLKMTEKGVRVCQKVTIAKLIDLKKIDNEATLRVEKSKIKFVSLPPVSTQHQMDTNTFGVDPKKRKTSTGENAFNLQARETLDHEIARMSYSSGLPFHLARFPHYRKAFAYAANNQISGYQPPGYNKLRTTLLQNERRHVENLFQPIKNAWSQKGVSIVSDGWSDPQRRSLINFMVVTKSGPMFLKAIDCSNEIRDKDFIAKLMREVIMEVGHSNVVQIVTDNATVCKATANRFNN; encoded by the coding sequence ATGAGTGCTTCTAGTCCTAGTCAAGCTAAAGAACAAGATGATGATACCAAACCTTTATGGACCTATGTTTCAAAGATAAAAAGTGTAGGTGGTGGTGGAAATTATGagataaaatgtaatatttgtGATTTTACCTTTAATGGGTCTTACACTAGAGTGAGGGCACACTTGTTGAAGATGACTGAAAAGGGAGTTAGAGTTTGTCAAAAGGTAACAATTGCCAAACTTATAGATTTGAAGAAGATAGACAATGAGGCTACATTGAGGGTGGAGaagtcaaaaataaaatttgtgtcATTGCCTCCGGTTTCTACTCAACACCAAATGGATACAAACACTTTTGGTGTTGatccaaaaaagagaaagacatCAACTGGAGAAAATGCCTTTAATTTGCAAGCTAGAGAGACACTTGATCATGAAATTGCTAGGATGTCTTACTCTTCGGGGCTGCCTTTTCATTTAGCAAGATTTCCTCATTATAGGAAGGCGTTTGCCTATGCTGCCAACAATCAGATCAGTGGTTACCAACCTCCaggttataataaattaaggacAACATTACTTCAAAATGAGAGGAGACATGTGGAGAACTTGtttcaaccaattaaaaatgcaTGGAGCCAGAAGGGTGTGAGCATTGTTAGTGATGGATGGAGTGACCCGCAAAGAAGATCTCTTATTAATTTCATGGTTGTCACGAAGAGTGGACCTATGTTTTTAAAGGCCATCGATTGTTCAAATGAGATCAGAGACAAGGATTTCATTGCCAAACTTATGAGGGAGGTAATTATGGAGGTTGGGCACTCAAATGTTGTGCAAATAGTGACGGATAATGCAACTGTTTGTAAAGCAACAGCCAACAGGTTTAATAATTGA